From Pseudomonas vanderleydeniana, the proteins below share one genomic window:
- a CDS encoding OmpP1/FadL family transporter has product MKKIMLNSPVGLAVVLASSNVLAGGFALNEQSISGMGSGFAGRSSSAEDASTIYGNPAGMARFKKEQVSVGAATLFAKSDISRTRSTFGGKEDGDMVPTTTVPMGYYVKPVDDHWAFGVGFYVPFGLITDYGSGFAGRYYANKSEVTTLTFQPTISYAFNENVSIGFGPTINRIGGEISGMVPNPLSPGRNDGKLKSTGDDTALGFNAGVLVQATDQTRLGLTYHSKVSYHLDAKTKVTDGIFSVLGVSGRSYDASLDVNTPESVDFSVTHQFNHDWTLYVGSTWTRWSRFKALTIENSGLPSLLSGQLGTISEEQNWHDTWAHAIGAAYQLNNQWVLRSGFSVDQSPTNNTDRGPRIPTGDRKVISFGAGWTPVENVTIDFAYSYLWEESVKVNDTSPSRGAYSARYKNSASGLGTAVSYRF; this is encoded by the coding sequence ATGAAAAAAATAATGCTCAACAGTCCTGTGGGGCTGGCCGTCGTGCTTGCGTCTTCCAATGTGCTGGCTGGTGGCTTTGCACTCAACGAACAAAGCATCAGCGGGATGGGGTCCGGTTTTGCCGGGAGATCTTCATCGGCCGAAGACGCCAGTACGATCTACGGCAACCCGGCGGGTATGGCCCGGTTCAAGAAAGAGCAGGTCAGCGTGGGGGCGGCTACATTGTTCGCCAAGTCTGATATCAGCCGGACTCGCAGTACGTTCGGCGGTAAGGAGGATGGCGACATGGTGCCCACGACCACCGTACCGATGGGGTATTACGTCAAGCCCGTCGATGACCATTGGGCATTTGGTGTCGGATTTTACGTACCTTTCGGGTTGATCACCGACTACGGCAGTGGGTTTGCCGGACGCTACTACGCCAATAAGAGCGAAGTCACCACGCTGACTTTCCAACCGACCATCAGCTACGCCTTTAACGAAAACGTGTCGATTGGTTTCGGTCCAACTATCAACCGTATCGGCGGAGAGATATCGGGCATGGTGCCCAATCCGTTGAGCCCAGGGCGTAATGACGGCAAGCTCAAGAGTACGGGTGATGACACCGCACTGGGGTTCAACGCCGGCGTGCTGGTGCAGGCGACAGATCAGACCCGCCTGGGGCTGACTTATCACTCCAAAGTCAGTTACCACCTGGATGCGAAAACCAAGGTCACCGATGGCATCTTCAGCGTGCTGGGCGTCAGCGGTCGTAGTTATGACGCCTCTCTGGATGTGAATACGCCGGAGTCGGTGGACTTTTCGGTCACGCATCAGTTCAATCACGACTGGACGCTTTATGTTGGCAGCACTTGGACGCGCTGGAGCCGCTTCAAGGCGCTGACGATCGAAAACAGCGGCCTACCGTCGTTGCTGAGCGGCCAGTTGGGTACGATCAGCGAAGAGCAGAACTGGCATGACACATGGGCTCATGCTATCGGTGCAGCCTATCAATTGAATAACCAGTGGGTGTTGCGTAGCGGGTTTTCGGTTGATCAATCACCCACCAACAATACCGATCGCGGCCCCCGCATCCCTACGGGCGACCGAAAGGTCATCAGCTTCGGTGCGGGTTGGACGCCGGTGGAAAATGTCACGATCGACTTCGCTTACTCCTACCTCTGGGAGGAGAGCGTGAAGGTCAACGACACCTCGCCATCCAGAGGTGCCTACAGTGCCAGGTACAAGAACAGCGCGAGTGGGCTCGGTACGGCGGTCAGCTACCGTTTCTAG